The sequence below is a genomic window from Thermodesulfobacteriota bacterium.
AGGGCCATGCCCCGCTCCCGGATGAGGCCCAGGATCTCCCGCACCAGAGCCATCTCGACCAGGCCGTACCGGAAATCCGGATAGTGGCGCAGCGGCGCGTCCAGGTGACAGGCCACATCGCCCGGCAGCTCGACCAGGGCGTCCCGGACGTGGCGGTAATAGGCGCGGATCACCTGCCCGGCGTCCAGACCGGCCAGGGCCGCCCGGTTGGCCCGGCGCCGGCTGAGCAGATTGACATGCCCGCCGCCCACGGGCAGAAAATGGAAGGAGATGCCGATCCGGTCCGGCCGGAAGCGGGCCAGCCGCTCCAGGATCCCGGGCACCGTCTCCGGGTTGTACCCCACCTCCATGCCGGTCTGGATGGCGATCCGCCCCTGGTACCGATCCTTCAGCCGCCGGCCCTGGGCGAAAAACGCCGCGAATTCCTGGTCCGAGAGCCAGGTCGGGCCGTCGTAGCGGATCCCCACCTCCAGGTGCTCCAGAAAGACGATCCCCGCCAGGCCCCGGGCCAGGGCGGCACGCACGTAGTCTTCCATCCCGCCCACTGCGTGGTGGCAGAATTCGGTGTGCACGTGGCCGTCGACGCCGAGATCGACCAGGGCCTGTCGTTCAGCCGGTCCGCCCACCTCGTCCCCCAATGAAAGGGGGCACGCCGCTCCGTCCAGGAAGCGGCCGTGCCCCCACAAGCCGGCCGGGGTGCCCCCGGAAAAGGGATCAGGAATTGCCCTTGGGAAAGAAGTGCAGAATGCCGTTGATCTCCGAGGTGTCACAAACCTGGCCGGGCCCCAGATCCATGAACTGGACCAGGGCATCCACCGGGATGACCACCGGCTCCCCGAAGGGAAGATGGTAGATGACAGTGCGCACCCGGGACAGATCGACCGACGGGGCCTGGGTCTGCATGGCGAATCCTCCTACCCTATTGTATCGGACCAGTGACGTGGCCCGTAAGAGAAATATCGGCTGGTACCCGCCACACCATAAGATCAAGCTGCCGATCTGTCACCGGTCGCTGCCGCGGCTCAGGAATACTCCCGCCGCACCAGGACCTCCCGGGGCTTGACCCCGTCCGCCGGGCCGACCACCCCGTCCTTCTCCATGCGCTCGATCATGCGAGCGGCCCGGTTATACCCGACCCGCAGCCGCCTCTGCAAGCTGGAAATGGAGGCCTGGCCCATCTCGCACACCGCAGCCACCGCCTCGTCATACTTCTCGTCATAATCCCCCTCGCCGCCGCCCCCCTCGGCCTCATCCTCCTCCTCGGCCAGCTGCAGGACCGTCTCGTCGTACACCGCCTGGCCCTGCCCTTTGAGGAAGGTGACCAGCCGCTCGATCTCCGGCTCGGAGACATAGGCGCCGTGCACCCGCTGCAGCTTGGCCGTGCCCGGAGCCAGGAACAGCATGTCGCCGGCCCCCAGGAGATGCTCGGCGCCGCTGGTGTCGAGCACGGTGCGGGAGTCGAACTTGGAGGAGACCTTGAAGGAGATGCGGGTCGGGAAGTTGGCCTTGATGAGGCCGGTGAGCACATCCACCGACGGCCTTTGGGTGGCGAGGATGAGGTGCATGCCGG
It includes:
- a CDS encoding histidinol-phosphatase, whose protein sequence is MGGPAERQALVDLGVDGHVHTEFCHHAVGGMEDYVRAALARGLAGIVFLEHLEVGIRYDGPTWLSDQEFAAFFAQGRRLKDRYQGRIAIQTGMEVGYNPETVPGILERLARFRPDRIGISFHFLPVGGGHVNLLSRRRANRAALAGLDAGQVIRAYYRHVRDALVELPGDVACHLDAPLRHYPDFRYGLVEMALVREILGLIRERGMALEINTSGFRFRSEPFPAGCILQEARELGLPLVLGSDAHHPGEVGRHFELVPALLAGQPGCPGGTATA